The following proteins come from a genomic window of Maribacter algicola:
- a CDS encoding AAA family ATPase has product MENNEEQKNELGFDSRIPLAELQKAVADIKQELSKVIVGQENFIELLIVSLLVDGHVLIEGVPGVAKTITAKLFAKTLKTDFSRIQFTPDLMPSDILGTSVFNAKTTDFEFKKGPIFSNIILIDEINRAPAKTQAAMFETMEERQVTMDGTTYPMTAPFMVLATQNPIEQEGTYALPEAQLDRFLFKIKISYPQTDEEVLILKTHHERKGSQPQTLIKDILDPKQLAIFKGQIHEVVVEEKIFKYIAEVVAKTRNHPHLYLGGSPRASIAALNSAKAFAAINGRDFVTPEDVKKAMVPVLNHRVILTPEREMEGMSTENVVQMIMESVEIPR; this is encoded by the coding sequence ATGGAAAATAACGAGGAACAAAAGAACGAACTTGGTTTTGACAGTCGGATTCCCTTGGCCGAGCTGCAAAAGGCTGTAGCCGACATCAAACAGGAACTCTCCAAAGTAATCGTAGGTCAAGAAAATTTTATTGAGCTTTTAATAGTGTCGCTCCTCGTAGATGGGCATGTGCTTATCGAGGGGGTTCCAGGCGTGGCTAAGACTATCACGGCAAAGCTCTTTGCCAAGACTTTGAAAACCGATTTCAGTCGGATCCAATTCACCCCAGACCTCATGCCCAGTGATATCTTGGGGACATCCGTATTCAATGCAAAAACTACCGACTTTGAATTTAAAAAAGGTCCGATATTTTCGAATATCATCTTGATCGACGAAATAAACAGGGCGCCTGCAAAGACCCAAGCGGCCATGTTCGAGACTATGGAGGAGCGGCAGGTGACCATGGACGGCACTACGTATCCCATGACCGCACCCTTCATGGTGTTAGCCACCCAAAATCCCATTGAACAGGAAGGCACCTATGCCCTACCCGAAGCACAATTGGACCGTTTCCTTTTTAAAATAAAAATATCATACCCGCAGACGGATGAGGAAGTTTTGATCCTAAAAACCCATCACGAACGTAAAGGGTCGCAACCACAAACTTTGATTAAGGATATTCTCGACCCAAAACAATTGGCGATTTTCAAGGGACAGATTCATGAAGTAGTGGTGGAGGAAAAGATTTTCAAATATATTGCCGAAGTCGTGGCCAAAACAAGAAACCATCCACATCTGTATTTGGGCGGTTCGCCTAGAGCATCCATTGCGGCCCTGAATAGTGCAAAGGCATTCGCGGCGATCAACGGTAGGGATTTTGTGACCCCAGAGGATGTAAAGAAAGCCATGGTTCCAGTTTTGAACCATAGAGTCATCCTAACCCCGGAACGGGAAATGGAAGGCATGTCCACTGAGAATGTCGTACAAATGATCATGGAAAGTGTAGAAATACCAAGATAA
- a CDS encoding DUF4350 domain-containing protein, with protein MRKKGISYIVTAIILIAGLLLLQYNKPKSINWFESYVSTHKIPYGTFVINDLLENLLFKEKVQQVHIPPFEFLADIQSKKGIYAFVNNGVFFEEAELNRLLEWTAEGNTLFIASEGFEETLRDTLGFELGTRYAGFEVTQNQEHRLVNPKLKSGKSYPYKKESFVTVFEALDTIKSVALATVELLEEGNDKKSKDVTAIKSPFGKGEIILSTFPKAFTNYFILEEDNREYTAGLVSYFGQAEHIYMDNYYKSGKSFYTSPMYIFLNTKELKWAYYLVLIGGLVYIIFEGKRKQRPIPVVKPLQNQTLAFTRTISDMYFEKGDRKSIAEHKINYFLHDIRSRYYLGNVTKEEEFYKNVSARSGNSLEETKSLFKLMDELRSSDQVSEHQLKQLNNLIQKFKSNNDGK; from the coding sequence ATGCGTAAAAAAGGGATTTCCTACATAGTAACCGCTATAATCCTGATTGCCGGGTTGTTGCTTTTACAATACAACAAACCAAAGTCTATTAATTGGTTCGAGTCTTATGTGAGTACCCACAAAATTCCGTACGGTACTTTTGTTATAAATGATTTGCTGGAAAACCTACTTTTTAAAGAAAAAGTACAACAGGTCCATATCCCCCCTTTTGAGTTCTTGGCTGATATCCAATCCAAAAAAGGCATCTATGCATTTGTGAACAATGGCGTATTTTTTGAGGAAGCCGAGCTGAACCGGTTGTTGGAATGGACAGCCGAAGGCAATACCCTTTTCATTGCTTCCGAAGGTTTTGAGGAAACCCTCAGGGATACCTTAGGATTTGAACTCGGAACCCGATATGCAGGTTTTGAGGTAACCCAGAATCAGGAACATCGATTGGTAAATCCCAAATTGAAAAGTGGTAAATCATATCCTTATAAAAAGGAAAGCTTTGTGACCGTCTTTGAAGCACTTGATACAATTAAGTCGGTCGCATTGGCCACCGTGGAACTACTCGAGGAAGGAAATGATAAAAAATCCAAGGATGTAACGGCCATAAAAAGTCCGTTTGGTAAGGGGGAAATCATACTATCCACCTTTCCCAAGGCCTTTACCAATTACTTTATTTTGGAGGAAGACAACAGGGAGTACACGGCCGGTTTAGTTTCCTATTTTGGGCAAGCGGAGCATATTTATATGGACAACTACTACAAAAGTGGAAAGTCCTTCTACACCTCGCCCATGTATATATTTCTCAACACCAAAGAATTGAAATGGGCCTATTATCTCGTACTTATTGGAGGGCTAGTTTACATAATTTTTGAGGGGAAAAGAAAGCAACGCCCCATACCCGTTGTGAAACCGCTTCAAAACCAGACGCTCGCCTTTACCCGAACCATTTCGGACATGTATTTTGAAAAAGGGGATAGAAAATCCATAGCGGAGCATAAAATCAATTATTTCCTCCATGATATCAGGAGTCGGTACTATCTTGGAAACGTTACCAAAGAGGAGGAATTTTACAAGAATGTATCGGCCCGAAGTGGAAACTCCCTTGAGGAAACCAAATCACTTTTTAAGCTGATGGACGAGCTTAGGTCGAGCGACCAAGTATCAGAACATCAACTCAAACAACTAAATAATCTGATTCAGAAATTTAAATCCAATAACGATGGAAAATAA
- a CDS encoding DUF4129 domain-containing protein, whose protein sequence is MVLFLFLTDFLLAQQDSLVVKYDTSEINPVVIEDADLDTFRNDPKFDYEVVEKTAPDWWISFKNWLGRIFMRLFEWIFGIEKASGAFNAFLQILPYLLLGILIFILIKFFLNVHARSLMHTKNNKSLVHLSEEEQIIKNENIESLIEKALADKNYRLAIRYYYLLILRLMTDKEIIQWELQKTNEDYLSEIKETGLKDAFKTSTLYYNYIWYGDFPLDEPKYQNVSNFFIALKQKVTNA, encoded by the coding sequence TTGGTACTATTTTTATTTCTGACCGATTTTCTATTGGCCCAGCAGGATTCTTTGGTCGTTAAATATGATACATCAGAAATAAATCCGGTAGTCATAGAAGATGCCGATCTGGATACTTTTAGGAATGACCCAAAGTTCGACTATGAAGTCGTGGAAAAAACCGCTCCGGATTGGTGGATTTCTTTTAAGAATTGGTTAGGTAGGATATTCATGAGGTTGTTCGAGTGGATTTTCGGCATTGAAAAGGCCTCAGGCGCATTCAATGCCTTTCTTCAAATTCTCCCGTATCTCCTTTTGGGAATCCTGATTTTTATCCTGATAAAGTTTTTCCTGAACGTGCATGCCCGTTCCTTGATGCATACTAAAAACAATAAGTCTTTGGTGCATCTGTCCGAAGAGGAGCAAATCATCAAGAACGAAAATATAGAGTCTTTGATAGAAAAAGCATTAGCCGATAAGAATTATAGACTTGCCATCCGCTATTATTATTTATTGATATTACGTTTGATGACCGATAAGGAAATCATTCAATGGGAATTGCAGAAAACGAACGAGGACTACCTATCCGAAATTAAGGAAACAGGGCTAAAGGATGCCTTTAAAACCTCGACCCTTTATTACAACTACATCTGGTACGGGGATTTTCCGCTGGACGAACCCAAATACCAAAATGTGTCCAACTTCTTTATTGCTTTAAAACAGAAAGTGACCAATGCGTAA
- a CDS encoding Gfo/Idh/MocA family protein, whose protein sequence is MKLLFSITISVLAIFPLLAQEKPLKLGIAGLTHGHVGWILGREHQSDINMVGIFEQNTELAQRMSKQYGFSMDIVFDSMEEMLKATKPDAVAAFGNIKDHLSVVEACAPKGIHVMVEKPLAISLEDAKKMEALAIKHGIHLLTNYETSWYETNFKAKSLLEEGTIGGLRKAIIRDGHKGPKKIGVSNEFFEWLTHPELNGGGAIMDFGCYGANLMTWLMKGKKPNSVTAVTQQLQSENNPNVDDDATIILTYDTAMAILEPSWNWPIGRKDMELYGETGALYSDNANQLRIRLSTGYSSYTEETLFFKDRPIPYDDPFSVFAAVINGSLVLEKYGPYTLENNMIAMEILQASLDSSKSGKTIHLE, encoded by the coding sequence ATGAAATTACTTTTTTCAATTACTATTTCGGTATTAGCAATTTTTCCTCTTTTGGCCCAGGAAAAACCCTTAAAACTAGGTATAGCAGGACTGACCCACGGACATGTTGGATGGATTTTGGGTAGGGAACATCAATCAGATATCAACATGGTGGGCATCTTCGAGCAAAATACGGAATTGGCTCAAAGAATGTCAAAGCAGTACGGCTTCTCGATGGATATCGTCTTTGATAGTATGGAGGAAATGCTAAAAGCCACAAAACCGGATGCCGTTGCGGCCTTCGGCAACATAAAAGATCATCTGTCCGTAGTGGAAGCCTGTGCCCCAAAAGGGATTCACGTAATGGTAGAAAAACCTTTGGCCATAAGCTTGGAGGACGCCAAAAAAATGGAAGCCTTGGCCATAAAACATGGTATTCATTTGTTGACTAACTATGAAACGTCTTGGTATGAAACCAATTTTAAGGCAAAAAGCCTTTTAGAGGAAGGTACAATTGGCGGGCTTAGAAAAGCTATCATTAGGGACGGCCATAAGGGTCCCAAGAAAATTGGGGTTTCCAATGAGTTTTTTGAATGGTTGACGCACCCTGAGCTAAACGGTGGAGGTGCCATTATGGATTTTGGTTGCTATGGGGCGAATTTAATGACTTGGTTGATGAAAGGTAAAAAGCCGAATTCCGTCACGGCCGTTACCCAACAACTCCAATCCGAAAACAATCCAAATGTAGACGATGATGCCACCATTATTCTGACCTATGATACAGCCATGGCTATTTTGGAACCCTCATGGAATTGGCCCATTGGAAGAAAGGATATGGAACTCTACGGGGAAACGGGTGCCCTATATTCGGATAATGCCAATCAATTGCGAATTAGGCTTTCTACAGGCTACAGCAGCTACACGGAAGAAACTCTTTTTTTTAAGGACAGACCTATTCCCTATGATGACCCTTTTTCGGTATTTGCTGCCGTAATCAATGGAAGTTTGGTATTGGAGAAATATGGTCCGTATACCTTGGAAAATAACATGATCGCCATGGAGATATTACAGGCCTCCCTCGACAGTTCCAAGTCCGGAAAAACGATACATCTGGAGTAG
- a CDS encoding transferrin receptor-like dimerization domain-containing protein, with protein MKYTITLSCLLLVFSFGSAQNSMLGFSEKSASEQQAIEKAFEEKLNSSNIDNWMQKMAAEPHWVGTKFGEENAKWMQDQFKSWGYDAKIETYHILFPYPTERVLELTGPTPYKAKLTAVPVEGDPFTDQGDALLPSYNAFSTDGDVEGELVFVNYGIPKDYEELEKLGISVKGKIVIAKYQGSWRGIKPKLAAENGAIGCIIYSDPQDDGYGRGDVYPKGAFKNKTGVQRGSVMDMPTYPGDVLTPGYGATKDAKRLTKEEAPTITKIPVLPISYEDAQPLLEALDGPVAPESWRGGLPITYHIGPGKAKVHLKLKFDWKLVPAHNVIATMKGTEFPDQWVVRGNHHDAWVHGANDPVSGMVALMEEARAVGELAKKGQKPKRTLVYCAWDAEEPGLIGSTEWVEDHKKELQEKVVAYINTDGNGRGFLGVGGSHSLQAMVSEVAGAVKDPQTKVSVKERRIARNMVNGGDDSFELYALGSGSDYTPFIQHAGIASLNIGFGGENEGGEYHTIYDTYPHYKRFKDPEFAYGVALANTAGRITLRLANADIIPLDFTQWHKTVSGYLDEIMEETSKMRSSVEKHNKLIDRNAFSLALDPRENIKAPERKEPVPYLDFSPLQNVIGELKASIDTYNKLDLSSLPKAKKDKLNAMLMDAEHKLLSKKGLPRRPWFKHQIYAPGFYTGYGVKTLPGVREAIEQKNWSEAREQIKALSETLSNFNEHLKEIISTLK; from the coding sequence ATGAAATATACTATTACCCTATCGTGCTTATTGTTGGTTTTTTCCTTTGGCAGTGCCCAAAATTCAATGCTAGGTTTTTCCGAAAAAAGTGCCTCCGAACAACAGGCAATTGAAAAAGCCTTTGAAGAAAAACTCAATTCCTCCAATATTGACAATTGGATGCAGAAAATGGCCGCCGAACCCCATTGGGTAGGTACTAAATTTGGTGAGGAAAATGCCAAATGGATGCAGGATCAATTCAAGTCTTGGGGATATGATGCCAAAATTGAGACCTATCATATTCTTTTTCCTTATCCCACTGAGAGAGTGTTGGAGTTGACCGGTCCAACCCCTTACAAAGCAAAACTTACGGCAGTACCCGTAGAGGGCGACCCGTTTACTGACCAAGGTGATGCTCTGTTACCAAGTTACAATGCGTTTTCAACGGATGGTGACGTTGAAGGAGAACTCGTATTCGTGAATTATGGAATTCCCAAAGATTATGAAGAGCTTGAAAAATTGGGAATTAGCGTAAAGGGCAAAATCGTAATTGCCAAATATCAAGGAAGCTGGCGGGGCATAAAACCAAAATTGGCGGCTGAAAACGGGGCTATAGGATGCATTATTTATTCGGACCCACAAGATGATGGCTATGGACGTGGGGATGTATATCCAAAGGGTGCCTTCAAAAATAAGACAGGAGTACAGCGTGGTTCCGTAATGGACATGCCCACGTATCCGGGAGATGTTCTGACCCCGGGTTATGGCGCTACCAAAGATGCCAAAAGGCTAACGAAGGAGGAGGCCCCTACCATCACTAAAATTCCGGTGTTGCCCATTTCCTATGAAGACGCACAACCTTTATTGGAAGCTCTGGACGGGCCCGTTGCCCCGGAATCTTGGCGTGGTGGTTTGCCCATCACCTACCACATCGGGCCTGGAAAGGCCAAAGTACATTTGAAACTGAAGTTTGACTGGAAACTGGTTCCGGCACACAATGTCATTGCCACCATGAAGGGAACGGAATTTCCAGATCAATGGGTCGTACGTGGGAATCATCATGATGCTTGGGTACATGGTGCCAATGACCCTGTAAGTGGTATGGTAGCACTAATGGAAGAGGCGCGTGCCGTAGGGGAATTGGCAAAAAAAGGACAAAAACCGAAAAGGACTTTGGTTTATTGCGCTTGGGATGCCGAAGAACCGGGACTCATAGGTTCTACGGAATGGGTGGAAGATCATAAAAAAGAACTTCAGGAAAAAGTAGTAGCCTATATCAATACCGATGGGAACGGAAGAGGTTTTTTAGGGGTTGGGGGATCGCATTCCTTGCAAGCTATGGTTAGTGAAGTTGCAGGAGCCGTTAAAGATCCACAAACAAAGGTTTCCGTCAAAGAAAGAAGGATTGCAAGGAATATGGTCAATGGAGGAGACGATTCCTTTGAACTCTATGCCCTAGGTTCTGGGTCCGATTATACACCCTTCATCCAACATGCCGGTATCGCTTCACTGAATATAGGTTTTGGTGGAGAAAATGAAGGAGGCGAATACCACACTATTTACGACACCTATCCACACTACAAAAGATTTAAAGACCCCGAGTTTGCCTATGGAGTAGCCTTGGCAAATACAGCAGGAAGAATCACGTTACGACTTGCCAATGCGGATATTATTCCGTTGGATTTTACACAATGGCATAAAACGGTATCTGGTTATTTGGACGAAATCATGGAAGAAACCTCAAAAATGCGTTCGTCTGTTGAAAAACATAATAAACTGATAGACAGAAATGCTTTTTCATTGGCATTAGATCCCAGGGAAAATATAAAAGCCCCCGAACGAAAGGAACCCGTTCCCTATCTGGACTTTTCCCCTTTACAAAATGTAATTGGTGAACTTAAAGCTTCCATTGATACATACAATAAACTGGATTTGAGTAGTCTTCCAAAGGCTAAAAAGGACAAGCTCAATGCGATGTTGATGGATGCGGAGCACAAACTTTTGTCAAAGAAAGGATTGCCCAGAAGACCATGGTTCAAACATCAGATTTATGCACCTGGTTTCTATACCGGATACGGTGTCAAGACCCTTCCGGGTGTTCGGGAAGCAATCGAACAGAAGAATTGGTCCGAGGCGAGGGAACAAATAAAAGCGCTTAGCGAAACTTTAAGTAACTTTAATGAACACCTGAAGGAAATTATCAGTACTTTAAAATAA
- a CDS encoding stage II sporulation protein M: protein MREAAFVKQNKDKWSTFESALANKTNLDPNVLSDLYIEVTDHLSYAKTFYPNSNTEFYLNSLASQAHQKIYKTKRESKSRIITFWKTEFPLMFKKHHRELLIAFLVFVFFSFVGAYSAANEGDFVRSILGDAYVNMTLENIEKGDPMAVYKQMGEFNMFLGITINNIRVALMAFVYGIMLGVGTLMVMLQNGIMLGSFQYFFYEKGLLWESVRTIWIHGTIEISVIIIAGCAGLVLANGMLFPGTYTRLESFKRGVKNGLKIMVSTIPFFVVAGFLEGFVTRHTEMPDWLAILIILGSLALILFYYVIYPYQIHKRLRLNETKLH from the coding sequence ATGCGCGAAGCCGCCTTTGTAAAGCAAAATAAGGACAAATGGTCAACTTTTGAAAGCGCATTGGCTAACAAAACGAATCTGGACCCAAATGTATTGTCTGATTTATACATAGAGGTTACGGACCATCTGAGCTACGCCAAAACCTTCTATCCAAATAGCAATACCGAGTTTTATCTCAATTCCCTCGCCTCACAGGCACATCAAAAAATATACAAGACAAAAAGGGAGTCCAAAAGCCGTATCATCACCTTTTGGAAAACTGAATTTCCCTTGATGTTCAAAAAGCATCATCGAGAACTTTTGATCGCTTTTCTGGTATTTGTTTTTTTTTCGTTCGTAGGTGCCTATTCGGCCGCCAATGAAGGGGATTTTGTCCGATCCATATTGGGAGATGCCTATGTGAACATGACCCTTGAAAACATCGAAAAGGGCGACCCCATGGCGGTTTACAAGCAAATGGGGGAGTTCAATATGTTCCTGGGAATCACCATCAACAACATAAGGGTGGCCTTGATGGCCTTTGTGTACGGCATCATGCTCGGCGTGGGAACCCTCATGGTAATGTTGCAGAATGGAATCATGCTCGGCAGCTTTCAATATTTTTTCTACGAAAAAGGATTGCTGTGGGAGTCAGTGCGTACCATTTGGATCCACGGCACCATTGAGATATCGGTCATAATAATCGCTGGTTGCGCCGGTCTCGTCCTGGCCAACGGCATGTTGTTTCCGGGTACCTACACTCGATTGGAATCCTTTAAAAGAGGTGTTAAGAACGGACTAAAGATCATGGTAAGTACCATACCCTTTTTTGTGGTTGCCGGATTCCTGGAAGGTTTTGTGACCAGGCACACTGAAATGCCGGACTGGCTTGCTATTTTGATAATTTTAGGGTCGCTTGCACTAATTCTTTTTTACTACGTTATATATCCATACCAAATCCATAAAAGATTAAGATTAAATGAAACCAAATTACATTGA
- a CDS encoding pirin family protein, producing the protein MKTILHKADSRGHANHGWLNSFHSFSFANYYDPNRMNFGALRVLNDDNVAAGRGFGKHPHSNMEIISIPLEGDLKHMDNMGNFTVIKEGDIQVMSAGTGVEHSEFNNNMDSVVKFLQIWIIPNKENVEPRHDQISLSDLKVKNKLYQILSPNPKDQGVWIHQNAWFHMGDFEKGQSESYSLKSEENGAYVFVLEGELNIEDTTLNARDGFGIWDTDSFELNATKNAKFLIMEVPMNF; encoded by the coding sequence ATGAAAACGATACTACATAAAGCGGATAGCAGGGGGCATGCGAATCACGGTTGGCTGAATTCATTTCACAGCTTCAGTTTTGCCAATTATTACGACCCAAACCGAATGAATTTTGGGGCATTAAGGGTCTTAAATGACGATAACGTTGCTGCGGGACGTGGATTTGGAAAGCATCCCCATAGCAATATGGAAATTATCTCCATACCCCTGGAAGGCGATTTAAAGCATATGGACAACATGGGCAATTTCACGGTCATCAAGGAAGGTGATATTCAGGTAATGAGTGCAGGAACCGGCGTGGAACACAGTGAATTTAATAACAATATGGATTCGGTGGTCAAATTCCTTCAGATTTGGATTATTCCGAATAAAGAAAACGTGGAACCGAGACATGACCAAATTTCGCTATCCGATTTAAAAGTGAAGAATAAGCTTTATCAGATACTCTCTCCAAATCCAAAAGACCAAGGCGTATGGATCCATCAAAACGCTTGGTTCCATATGGGCGATTTTGAAAAAGGGCAATCGGAATCCTACTCTTTAAAATCCGAAGAAAACGGGGCCTATGTTTTTGTTTTGGAAGGAGAATTGAATATCGAGGACACAACACTGAATGCCAGGGACGGTTTCGGGATTTGGGACACCGATTCATTTGAGTTAAACGCTACCAAAAATGCCAAATTCCTGATAATGGAAGTACCTATGAATTTTTGA
- a CDS encoding DUF58 domain-containing protein, which translates to MNFIRSFYINNIFFRYIAVLSGCFVLSYWVKPLYPIAWLLTLLLIGLFLFDIFLLYASGQNIIAERKLPKKLSNSDINPIKITFETKYGFRTYISIIDELPIQFQKRDFDFKTSLIKGEKKQFDYEVRPVDRGEYVFGNLIVFASSPLRIIKRKYSFQKDQMVPVYPSIIQMQQYDFLAISKRLTTIGLKKIRRIGHTQEFEQIKEYVQGDDIRTLNWKATAKQHQLMVNQYQDEKSQPIYSIIDTGRVMKMPFNELKLLDYAINSCLAFSNVTLKRNDKTGLIAFSKNIETYVTAVQKITHLNTILEKLYNIGTAFTDSDFGLLYGHVKRKITHRSLLLLYTNFEHISALKRQLPYLLAMAKKHVLVVIFFENSELEKLIHTDAEDMQAIYHKTIAEKFSLDKKLMQKELEKYGIQTILTKPEELTIKAINKYLEIKARGIL; encoded by the coding sequence ATGAACTTTATAAGGTCGTTTTACATTAATAATATCTTTTTTAGGTACATAGCGGTCCTTTCGGGTTGTTTTGTCCTTTCCTATTGGGTCAAACCACTCTACCCCATCGCATGGCTTTTGACGCTACTGCTTATCGGTCTGTTTCTTTTTGATATTTTTCTGCTCTATGCATCAGGCCAAAATATAATTGCCGAAAGAAAGCTTCCCAAAAAGCTCTCCAATAGCGACATAAATCCAATAAAAATCACGTTTGAAACCAAGTATGGATTCCGGACCTATATTTCCATTATTGACGAATTGCCCATTCAGTTTCAAAAGCGGGATTTCGACTTTAAAACGTCGCTCATCAAGGGTGAAAAAAAACAGTTCGATTATGAGGTTCGCCCTGTAGACCGTGGAGAATATGTATTTGGAAACCTGATTGTATTTGCATCATCGCCGCTGCGTATCATCAAAAGAAAATACAGTTTTCAAAAAGATCAGATGGTTCCCGTGTATCCCTCCATCATACAGATGCAGCAATATGATTTTTTGGCCATCAGCAAAAGGCTAACAACCATTGGCCTCAAAAAAATTCGGAGAATTGGCCATACCCAGGAGTTTGAACAAATCAAGGAATACGTACAAGGTGACGACATACGAACCTTAAATTGGAAAGCAACGGCGAAACAGCATCAATTGATGGTAAACCAGTACCAGGACGAAAAATCGCAACCTATCTATTCCATCATTGATACGGGAAGGGTGATGAAAATGCCATTTAACGAATTGAAACTGTTGGATTATGCCATTAATAGCTGCTTGGCCTTTTCCAACGTGACCCTCAAACGGAATGATAAAACCGGGTTAATCGCGTTTTCAAAAAATATTGAAACCTATGTAACGGCTGTTCAAAAGATTACCCACCTCAACACCATACTGGAAAAACTGTACAACATTGGCACCGCTTTTACGGATTCCGATTTTGGATTGCTTTACGGACACGTAAAACGAAAAATAACCCACCGAAGCCTTCTGTTGCTATATACCAATTTCGAACATATTTCAGCCCTAAAGAGACAACTACCCTACCTTTTGGCCATGGCCAAAAAACATGTGCTAGTGGTCATCTTCTTTGAAAACTCCGAATTGGAAAAACTCATCCATACCGATGCCGAGGATATGCAGGCGATTTACCATAAAACCATTGCCGAAAAGTTCTCCCTGGATAAAAAATTGATGCAAAAGGAACTGGAAAAGTATGGTATACAGACCATTTTGACCAAACCCGAAGAACTGACCATAAAGGCCATTAACAAATATCTAGAAATCAAGGCGCGGGGAATATTATAA
- a CDS encoding sensor histidine kinase, whose product MQNRKGNKGNLFGIILGKSLQSYGHIYLNLTDNLYLLDLQKQPLELQLFFQKVKSDFTQESSTKDIFSYITVISTIGSFLVFLVTLFFYSRTAQIITFLATLGFALGLVLYRLGKPFLTSLYMTTLPPLMFGIIIVLVGGNFNQGLGIATSTFLSFIVFRDHPKTRKFIIGFDLLMYIVPTIYVNIYGPLLGTINLAFDEIIVFVACLCWLSLTFYMYDEKKTRFYTEDLELKNKYLKTTTDELLKIQNYLSSQNGEMQKLNDEMALKTKQMEEFTYLVTHDLKAPINNINSIATELESILKNSNNKIISTYLNYLKTSSYRMSNMVDNILDHAKIGGSKFKNDVSLIDLLNNILEDFSERIKSLEAQIIIGNLPIINCYDIEFRLLFQNLLDNSLKFVPENRTPLIHIDCEESNGYYVFKISDNGIGIPENQRSNIFGAFQRIPTQNDYEGTGLGLYGCKKIVDHHAGQIWITSELNKGTTFFIKIPIEYAALDENIN is encoded by the coding sequence TTGCAAAATAGGAAGGGTAATAAAGGAAATCTCTTTGGAATAATTTTAGGTAAAAGCCTACAATCTTATGGCCATATTTATCTAAATTTAACTGATAATTTGTACCTTTTAGATCTTCAAAAACAACCTTTAGAATTGCAATTATTTTTCCAAAAAGTAAAGAGTGATTTTACTCAGGAATCTTCAACCAAAGATATCTTCAGCTACATTACGGTAATTTCCACCATAGGTTCTTTCCTTGTATTTTTGGTTACTTTATTTTTTTACTCGCGTACAGCGCAAATTATTACATTTCTAGCAACATTGGGTTTCGCGCTTGGTTTGGTATTGTATAGATTGGGAAAACCTTTTTTAACTTCTTTGTACATGACTACCTTACCCCCTCTAATGTTTGGGATAATAATTGTGTTGGTAGGAGGAAATTTTAACCAAGGATTGGGGATTGCAACTTCAACCTTTCTTAGTTTCATTGTTTTCCGTGATCATCCCAAGACAAGAAAGTTTATTATAGGTTTTGATTTGTTAATGTATATTGTACCTACCATTTACGTAAATATTTACGGGCCTTTATTGGGTACAATTAATTTGGCCTTTGATGAAATTATAGTATTCGTAGCCTGTCTATGTTGGTTATCTTTAACGTTTTACATGTATGACGAAAAAAAAACCAGATTTTATACAGAGGACCTAGAATTAAAAAATAAATATTTAAAGACCACAACTGATGAATTGTTAAAAATTCAAAATTATCTATCCTCACAAAATGGGGAAATGCAAAAATTAAACGATGAAATGGCACTCAAGACTAAACAGATGGAGGAATTTACATATTTGGTTACACACGATTTAAAAGCCCCCATAAACAATATCAACAGCATTGCTACTGAATTGGAGTCCATTTTAAAGAATTCCAATAATAAGATTATCTCCACTTATTTAAACTATCTCAAAACAAGTTCCTACAGAATGTCCAACATGGTTGACAACATTTTAGATCATGCCAAAATAGGAGGTTCGAAATTTAAAAATGATGTATCTCTTATTGATTTATTAAACAATATCCTTGAAGATTTTTCTGAGCGAATTAAAAGTTTGGAAGCACAGATAATTATTGGAAATCTGCCAATAATTAATTGTTATGATATTGAATTTAGACTGTTATTTCAAAACCTTTTGGACAATTCCTTGAAGTTTGTCCCTGAAAATAGAACCCCCCTTATACATATCGATTGTGAAGAATCAAATGGTTATTACGTCTTCAAAATTTCGGACAATGGTATTGGAATACCTGAAAACCAACGGTCAAATATTTTTGGCGCATTTCAAAGGATACCCACACAAAATGATTATGAGGGAACCGGACTTGGATTATATGGCTGCAAAAAAATAGTAGATCATCACGCAGGTCAAATTTGGATAACATCAGAACTTAATAAGGGTACCACATTTTTTATAAAGATTCCAATAGAATATGCTGCTCTTGATGAAAATATAAACTAA